TCAGGTCAGCTTTGTGCTGTAACTGCGCCCAGATGGCCTGCCAGATGCCTTTGGCCGTCCAGCGACGGAAGCGGCTGGACACGGTCGTCCATTTCCCAAATCGCTCTGGGACGTCACGCCAGGGTGCGCCTGTGCGGAGCACCCAGACGATGCCGCTGACAATAGGGCGATGCGCCAGATAGGGCCGTCCCTGACCTGTCAGAGGCGGCAAGAGGGGCTCCAGGCGTGTCCACTGTGCATCCGTGATTTCTTCGCGCCACAGCAGCAAAAGATAAACGACCGAATCATACGACTACTCTTGGCCTACAGATCCTAGAGCGGCAACACTGCCGGCCTGTGGGAGTTGGACAAACGGATCAGGGCGAGCTGTTCTGTTTCGCCGCACACCAAAAGCCGTAGCATTCCGTTTTTCTAGGATTCAAGGGAATGGTGGTTGAGGGCTGTCGGGCCCCTGCGCCAGCGCGAGAGAGCCAAGCCCCGCTCAGAGCAGCCCTCTCGTTCCTCCCCACGGCTGCACATTGTCAAGGGCAACCGCACGACGCAGGCTGCTTATACGGATTCCGGATCATCCGTTCCAGCCCCTCCGCGTCGCTTCGGTGCTTCCACTCCTCTCCGTCACCGTTTTTCTTTCTCCCTGGGGTCGGGTTGATCAGTTATGGAATAACTGACCAACCGGAATCCTTATTACCCGCTGAAATAGACCCACATGCAGCACTGCTACGAACTGCCGTCTATTTCTGGGAAAGAGGTGGCCGTGCCTCTGCTGCGGCGCCCTCCAGGTCCAGCGCCCCGACATCCTTATGTTTTCCTGCTCTGCTGCCCCGCTCTGCGAGTTCCTCCGGTTGAAAAATCCCGTCATGCGTGACGATATTTTCGGAAGCCGTGTGACTGAGCAGCGGCAGGCCAGAGACGCCGGTCCATACAGAAGGGGCCGGTCCCTCCTGGCCTCCTGGGAGCCCTGCTTCCCTATGTTCTCTGGCGAAGCCGCCCTAATCGCTGGCCAGGGCCAGTTCACGTAACCGGGCCTGACGGGTCAGGTGCCAGCGGCTCAGGTCAGCGGCGGCGTCGCGCACAATGGCGCCTGCGTGGGGCAGCGCAGCGCGGCGGCTTTGCAGGTTGCGGGCCACGATGCCGGTCAGGTCGTCGAGGTTGTGCAGGTGCGCGCCGGGCACCTCGGCAATGTCGGGCGCCAGAATGCGCGGCACACTGATGTCAATGAGGAACATGGACCGGCCCGGACGCTGACGCAGGGCGGCCCGCACGCCTTCGCCGTTCAGCACGTAATGGGGCGCGGCGCTGGAGGCGATCAACACGTCGGCTTCGGGCAGCACCTCATGCAGGTATTCGGCGGCGCAGGCGCGGCCCCCCAGCTTCTCGGCCAGCTGCCGCGCCCGCTCGGCGGTGCGGTTGACCACGATCACGTCGTCCACGCCCGCGGCACGCAGGTGGGTCAGGGTCAGTTCAGCGGTTTCCCCCGCGCCCAGAATCAGGGCGGTGCGGCCCGAGAGGCCCCCCAGCGCCGCCTGCGCCAGTTCCACAGCGGCGCTGGACACACTGACCACCTTGTCGCTCATGCCCGTTTCAAAGCGCACCCGCTTGCCCGCCGCCAGGGCGCCCTGGGCCACCTTGTTCAGCAGCGTTCCAGTCAGACCCCGCGCGCGGGCGTCCTGCCACGCCCGCTTCACCTGCCCCTGAATCTGCGTTTCGCCAATCACCAGACTGTCCAGGCCCGCCGCCACGCGGTACAGGTGCGCCACAGCGGCCTCGCCCCGGTGCACGTACAGGTGGCCCTCCAGGGCCTGCCCCCAGGCCCCCTCAAACGCGGCCAGGGGATCACCGCGCAGCCCCGCCAGATAGACCTCGGTGCGGTTGCAGGTGGCCAGTAGCATGACTTCCTCGGCATGCCGGGCCAGGTGGGCCAGCAGGGGCCCCTCTTCGCCCGCGCGCACGGCGGCGCGCTCGCGCACCTCGACGGGGGCGGTCTGGTGGTTCAGGCCCACCACCACGAGGTCCAGGGCTTCAGGCTGTGGCAGGCCGCTCAGGAAGGACCGGGCGGTGGGGCAGGCCAGCGTCATGCGGCCCCCAGGGCGCGGCGGATGTCAGCGCGCAGGGTGTCCAGAGCGGCGTGTTTCTGAGGTTCGGGCAGGGTCAGGGCCGCTTCACGCTGGGCGGTCCAGCGCCCCAGCTGCGCCTCGGTGGGCAGCAGTTCAGCGCAGCGCTGGGCCAGGGCCTGGGCCAGCATGGGCAGTTCGCGCCCGGTGCTCACGGCCACCTGCACGCCCGCTTCCTCGGCCACAGCGGCAAAGCGCAGACTTCCACGCGCGGCGTCGGCGGCGTCGTTGACAAGGCTGCCCTGGGCCCGCGCCTCGGCCACCACCTGCGCGTTCACGCGGGCGTCTGGGGTGGCGGCCACCACCAGCGCCGCGCCGTGCAGGTCGCCCTGGGCATAGGGCCGCGCCAGCACCGTCACGGGCAGCCCCGAGAATTCAGCCTGCACCTCGGGCGCCACCACCGTCACCGACAGCCCGGCGCGCAGCAGCGCATGCGCCCGGCGCAGGGCCACGCGGCCCCCGCCCACAATCACGGCGCGCGCCCCACGCAGGTCCAGGAAGGCGGGAAGCAGACTCACGGGGCGCAGCATAGCGTCCCAGAGGCGGGGCAGCCGTCCCCGACCGAACGGTCGGGAAAGCGGCTGGGAGGGGGTGAAAAGGCAGATGGCAGTGAGACTGCCTCATGCGGCCCAGCGGGCCTGTCAAGCCCTGGTTTGCCCGCGCCCCGCGTCCTGCACCCCGCTCCCCTCCATGCCTTCCACCACCGCTGCCGCTGCATCGGCCAGGGCGTCCAGGCTGGCTTCGTGGGCCACGATCACCTGGGCAAAGCCAGCCTCGCGGGCGGCGTCGGCGGTCTGGGGGCCCATGGCGGCCACGCGGAAGTCGGTGCCGGCCAGGGCGGCGAGGTGGCGGGCGGCGCTGCCGGAAGCCAGGGTCACCACGTCGGCCTGCCGCAGGCGCTCCAGGGTGCCGGGGTCCAGGGGCGCGGGTTCGGTGCGGTACAGCTCGGCGCGGGTATAGGGCACGCCCCGGGCGCTCAGGCCGCGTTCCAGCTCGTCCTCGGCCAGCTGGCTGGTGAGGTGCAGGGTCGCCTCGCCACGCTCCACGGGCAGCTCGGCGGCCAGATGCCGGGCGCCGGGGGTGGAAGGCACGAAATCGGCTTTTAACCCCCGTTCCGCCAGCGAGCGCGCCGTGCTGGGGCCTACGGCCGCCAGTTTCATGCCGGCCAGCGCGCGGGCGTCCAGGCCAGCCTCGTCCAGCAGTGTCCACAGGGCGCGCACCGCCTGATTGCTGGTGAGCAGCAGCCAACCGCCGAAGTCATGCAGCGCGGCGGCCACGGGCGCCAGATCCGGCGCAGGCGCAAAGCGGATCAGCGGCACCTCCAGCACCTGGGCGCCCCGGGCGCGCAGCACGTCAGACAGGGCACTGGCGCCTTCGCGGGTGCGGGTGACTGCCACCGTCTTGCCGGCCAGGGGGCCAGCCAGAACGGGCGCCGACTCGAACCAGCGCAGGGTGTCCCGAAGGCGCACCACTTCGCCCACCACGGTCACGGCCGGGGCCTGCAGGCCGGCCTCGCGGACCACCTGGGCGATGGTCGCCAGGGTGCCGGTCACCGCGCGCTGCTGCGGGGTGGTGCCCCACTGCACGGTGGCGGCCGGCGTCTGGGGGTCGCGCCCGGCGGCGATCAGGTCGGCCGCGATCTGGTCGAGGTTCCGCACGCCCATCAGCAGCACCAGGGTGTCCACGCCAGAGAGGCGCTCGTAATGGGCGCCGCCCTCCTTCGTGTTGCCGGTGAGCACCGCGAACGAGCGGGCCACCTCGCGGTGGGTGACGGGAATGCCCGCGTAGGCGGGGGCGGCAATGGCGCTGGTCACCCCGGGCACCACCTCAAAGGGGACCCCGGCCCGCACACAGGCTTCGGCTTCCTCGCTGCCGCGCCCAAAGACGAACACATCGCCGCCCTTCAGACGGGCCACCCGGCGCCCGCCGCCCTCCTGGGCCTTGGCCACCAGCAGTTCGCTAATCTGCTCCTGGCTGATGTATTCCGAAAAGCCTTTCTTGCCGACGTAGATGGTTTCGGCCTGGGGGCAGTGACGCAGCAGTTCGGGGTTGGCGAGGTAGTCGAACAGCACCACGTCTGCCGCCTGCAGCGCCTGCTGGCCGCGCAGGGTCAGCAGGCCCGGATCACCCGGCCCCGCCCCGATGAGGGACACAAAAGCGCGGGAGGGCACAGCGGCGGAAGGCGGAATCATGCCTCACAGGCTAGCGGCCCGGCGGCGGGACATATGCGGCCTCGCGCGTTTCATGGCCGCGTGCGCGCACGCTTCCGCCACTGACCGCCACGGCGCGCGACAGCACCGTCTCCCAGTTCAGGCGCTGCAGGGCGTGCGCCGCCAGCAGATAACTGAGGCGGTCGGGCCAGCTGGCCGCGCGGATGAAGACCTCAATTTCCAGGCGCAGCACGCCCCCGCCGGGCTCGGTCACCCCAAAGCGCACCGTGCCCGCATCGGCGTGCAGGCGCAGGGTGCGGATGCGAAAGGCGCGCGGCGTGACGGCCTCCACGACCACCCGGGCGCGCCGGATCAGGCCCATCAGAATCCGCAGGCGGGTGCCAGGGCCAATGGGCGGCCCCCCCTGAGCGGGCAGCGGGGCGTCCAGTCCCCGGAACCACGCGGCCAGACGCGGCGCGAATTCGGGCAGGTGCTGCAGCACCTCGGCGGTGATGGCTTCGGGAGAGCGGGTGGCGCCGGTCACCTCGGCCCAGAAGCGGCGGCGGACCACGGGCCCTGCGCCGTCCGCCAGCCCCGTGGGGCGCAGCGCCCCGGCCCCCGCTTGAAAGACGTTGCCCGACAGCAAAAAGGCGCCCAACGCCAGGGCCAACGTGCGAAAAACAGGAAGTTGAGCCATAGACACCTCGGCAGAGAGAAATGAACTCTGCCAGAAAGTATCTGGGCCTACACTGCCCGCTTCGGCGCGGCACAGGTCAAGGCGGCTTTAGAGAACTGAAGGTGGGGAGCCGTGCCGTGCAGAGGCGTCTTCAAGCGATGGCAGAGCGGAGGCATGGCACCAGAGCTGGAACCGCTCTGAACCTCCCAGCAAGCCGTTTCAGCCCCACACCAGCGCCTTAATCGGCGGCGGTGGCGTGCTCCATCGGCAGGTCCAGATGGTGGGCGCTCGTGTCGTGCAGGCCCGCAAAGCGCAGGTGACGCTGGCAGATGAACCACATTTCATCGCGGTCATTGGGCAGGATGAAATAGGCGTCCGAGGACTCCGACGGGTTGTACACCCCCAGGACGCGGTAGGCGCGCCCTTCGGAAAAGCCGCTGGACAGGGGCCGGGGCATGGGGGCGCGCGGGCCGTCCAGTTCGACAATCCGCACGAACAGGTGGGGGTGGAAAGCGATCATGCGTCTATGGTGGCGCTGGCCCCTACCCCTGAACGGAGAGAAGCCACACAAGCTCAGGAGTGGCCTAAGATCGCCTGAAGCTCCGCCAAGTGACGCATGAGTGTCCTGGCCCCGGGCCCCTATGCTCCCCCCATGCCCCTGTTCCCGGACCTCCTGCCCCACCTGAGCCGCGCCGAAGCGCAGGCGCACCGCCGCTTTGGCCGGGCGGCCACCTTTGGCCCGCTGCACGCCGCCTATGCAGGCCCGGGGCTGCCCCTGAACGCGGCGTGGCACGACGGCACCCGCCCACCAGACGCCGGGGCCCTGGCCGCCTTTGAAGCCTTTTGCGCCGAAGTGGGTACCCCGCCCACGGTGCACCTGCTTTCAGACGCGGTGCCGGGGGCGCTGGGAGTCCTGGGGGCGCGCGGCTACGCCCTGAGC
Above is a window of Deinococcus multiflagellatus DNA encoding:
- the hemA gene encoding glutamyl-tRNA reductase yields the protein MTLACPTARSFLSGLPQPEALDLVVVGLNHQTAPVEVRERAAVRAGEEGPLLAHLARHAEEVMLLATCNRTEVYLAGLRGDPLAAFEGAWGQALEGHLYVHRGEAAVAHLYRVAAGLDSLVIGETQIQGQVKRAWQDARARGLTGTLLNKVAQGALAAGKRVRFETGMSDKVVSVSSAAVELAQAALGGLSGRTALILGAGETAELTLTHLRAAGVDDVIVVNRTAERARQLAEKLGGRACAAEYLHEVLPEADVLIASSAAPHYVLNGEGVRAALRQRPGRSMFLIDISVPRILAPDIAEVPGAHLHNLDDLTGIVARNLQSRRAALPHAGAIVRDAAADLSRWHLTRQARLRELALASD
- a CDS encoding precorrin-2 dehydrogenase/sirohydrochlorin ferrochelatase family protein; the protein is MSLLPAFLDLRGARAVIVGGGRVALRRAHALLRAGLSVTVVAPEVQAEFSGLPVTVLARPYAQGDLHGAALVVAATPDARVNAQVVAEARAQGSLVNDAADAARGSLRFAAVAEEAGVQVAVSTGRELPMLAQALAQRCAELLPTEAQLGRWTAQREAALTLPEPQKHAALDTLRADIRRALGAA
- the cobA gene encoding uroporphyrinogen-III C-methyltransferase, with product MIPPSAAVPSRAFVSLIGAGPGDPGLLTLRGQQALQAADVVLFDYLANPELLRHCPQAETIYVGKKGFSEYISQEQISELLVAKAQEGGGRRVARLKGGDVFVFGRGSEEAEACVRAGVPFEVVPGVTSAIAAPAYAGIPVTHREVARSFAVLTGNTKEGGAHYERLSGVDTLVLLMGVRNLDQIAADLIAAGRDPQTPAATVQWGTTPQQRAVTGTLATIAQVVREAGLQAPAVTVVGEVVRLRDTLRWFESAPVLAGPLAGKTVAVTRTREGASALSDVLRARGAQVLEVPLIRFAPAPDLAPVAAALHDFGGWLLLTSNQAVRALWTLLDEAGLDARALAGMKLAAVGPSTARSLAERGLKADFVPSTPGARHLAAELPVERGEATLHLTSQLAEDELERGLSARGVPYTRAELYRTEPAPLDPGTLERLRQADVVTLASGSAARHLAALAGTDFRVAAMGPQTADAAREAGFAQVIVAHEASLDALADAAAAVVEGMEGSGVQDAGRGQTRA
- a CDS encoding DUF1990 family protein, with protein sequence MAQLPVFRTLALALGAFLLSGNVFQAGAGALRPTGLADGAGPVVRRRFWAEVTGATRSPEAITAEVLQHLPEFAPRLAAWFRGLDAPLPAQGGPPIGPGTRLRILMGLIRRARVVVEAVTPRAFRIRTLRLHADAGTVRFGVTEPGGGVLRLEIEVFIRAASWPDRLSYLLAAHALQRLNWETVLSRAVAVSGGSVRARGHETREAAYVPPPGR